The following proteins come from a genomic window of Mariniflexile sp. TRM1-10:
- a CDS encoding outer membrane beta-barrel family protein — MKFHFPYIFIFFLSLLITHGYAQNASTKITGKVIEATSNQPIEYATIAVMQNATKTPITGSISDSKGLFSVETNATDFYIEVNFMGYATQIIKAFKINKNKIDLGVISLAEDLNTLGEVLVRAEKSQTEFKLDKRVFIVGSDISSTGASSLEVLNSVPSVNVSIEGVISLRGSQGVQVLINGKPSVLAAADGNALGTITADMIERIEVITNPSAKYNASGTAGIINIVIKSSEKRGLNGSMSLNAGVPNSNSFGLSLNKRTDRFNLFTQLGFGKRTFKTKSKSLNKDFVNDSTIISNGKSTFDEKFGSLLLGTDFHINDRNVLTLSGTYAFEIEDQLAKSFFDKVYNETTLTDSWLRQDNTEATNPKIRYELQYKKDFKRHEDQDLLFSALGNSFAKDQKSVYTNTTSFGDEPNSLQETRTDYKLEDFTFKLDYTHPFLEKYTLETGSQYDINSVSNDFEVRDFTDNQWISNPDLTNVFNFNQKVFALYTTLAYEDDIWGLKLGLRLENTDLTTELQTTKVLNEKSYGNFFPSVHTSYNINENFSLQLGYSKRINRPGLRQLNPFNNIRNNYSISRGNPDLQPEYTDSYELTSIHKLEKASLNFSLYNRYTTDVIENIISFENSVSTSQPENIGTSNTMGFEFNSKYNFYKWFTLTSDFNINYFNRKGAFETQTFGFKGNRWTTSMTSKFKLPKEFDLEISGNYNSKFVSLQGEISDNFFADMGVRKKILKGKFILNLSIRDVFATRVDERIVSQPSYYTSNSYKRGRFVVFGISYAFGKGEAMEFSGQR; from the coding sequence ATGAAATTTCATTTTCCCTATATTTTTATTTTCTTTTTAAGTCTACTCATTACTCATGGTTATGCTCAAAATGCCTCTACAAAAATCACTGGGAAAGTTATTGAAGCCACAAGCAATCAACCTATAGAATATGCAACCATTGCTGTTATGCAAAATGCTACAAAAACACCTATTACGGGGTCGATATCTGATAGTAAAGGGCTTTTTTCGGTAGAAACCAATGCTACCGATTTTTATATTGAGGTTAATTTTATGGGGTATGCTACCCAAATAATCAAAGCGTTTAAGATAAATAAAAATAAGATTGATTTAGGTGTTATTTCATTAGCCGAAGACCTAAATACTTTAGGGGAAGTTTTGGTACGTGCGGAAAAATCGCAAACTGAATTTAAACTGGATAAGCGTGTGTTTATTGTGGGGTCTGATATCAGTTCAACGGGTGCGAGTTCTTTAGAGGTGCTTAACAGTGTGCCTTCCGTGAATGTGTCTATTGAAGGCGTTATTAGTTTGCGAGGGAGTCAAGGGGTGCAAGTATTAATTAATGGGAAACCATCCGTTTTAGCTGCTGCCGATGGGAATGCATTGGGAACTATTACAGCAGATATGATTGAAAGAATTGAAGTTATTACAAATCCGTCGGCTAAATATAATGCATCAGGTACAGCGGGTATTATAAATATTGTGATAAAAAGTTCAGAGAAAAGAGGGCTTAACGGTTCTATGTCCTTAAATGCAGGTGTGCCCAACAGCAATAGTTTTGGTTTAAGTTTAAACAAACGTACGGATAGGTTTAATTTATTTACCCAACTCGGGTTTGGCAAAAGAACCTTTAAAACCAAGAGTAAGTCTTTAAACAAAGATTTCGTTAACGATTCTACGATAATAAGCAATGGGAAAAGTACATTTGATGAAAAATTTGGCAGTTTGCTTTTAGGTACAGATTTCCATATAAACGACCGAAATGTATTGACTCTTTCCGGAACCTATGCTTTTGAAATTGAAGACCAATTGGCTAAATCCTTTTTTGATAAAGTTTATAATGAAACAACCTTAACCGATAGTTGGTTACGACAAGATAATACCGAAGCTACCAATCCGAAAATTAGATACGAATTGCAATATAAAAAGGATTTTAAGCGGCATGAAGACCAGGATTTATTGTTTAGTGCTTTAGGGAATAGTTTTGCCAAAGACCAAAAATCGGTTTATACTAACACCACATCTTTTGGAGATGAGCCCAATTCATTACAAGAAACAAGAACGGATTATAAATTGGAAGATTTTACGTTTAAACTAGATTATACGCATCCGTTTTTAGAAAAATACACGTTGGAAACCGGTTCACAATACGACATCAATAGCGTGTCCAACGATTTTGAAGTGCGTGACTTTACAGATAATCAATGGATAAGCAATCCTGATTTAACCAATGTTTTTAATTTTAATCAAAAAGTATTTGCCCTATATACTACGCTGGCTTATGAAGATGATATTTGGGGTTTAAAACTAGGGCTACGACTTGAAAATACCGACTTAACGACAGAATTACAAACTACCAAGGTGCTTAATGAGAAATCTTATGGTAATTTTTTCCCCAGTGTGCATACATCGTATAACATAAATGAAAACTTTTCGTTACAGTTGGGCTATTCCAAACGCATTAACAGACCCGGATTAAGGCAGTTAAACCCTTTTAATAATATTAGAAATAATTATAGCATATCTAGAGGAAACCCCGATTTGCAACCAGAATACACAGATTCTTATGAATTAACAAGTATCCATAAATTAGAAAAAGCATCGTTAAATTTCAGCCTTTATAACAGATATACCACCGATGTTATTGAAAACATTATAAGCTTTGAAAATAGCGTAAGCACTTCGCAACCCGAAAACATTGGTACCAGCAACACCATGGGTTTTGAGTTTAATAGTAAATACAATTTTTATAAATGGTTTACATTAACAAGCGATTTTAACATCAATTATTTTAATAGAAAAGGTGCATTTGAAACACAAACTTTCGGCTTTAAAGGCAACCGATGGACCACAAGCATGACGTCAAAATTTAAATTGCCTAAAGAGTTCGATTTAGAAATATCTGGTAATTACAACTCTAAGTTTGTTAGTTTACAAGGCGAAATATCAGATAACTTTTTTGCTGATATGGGTGTAAGAAAGAAGATATTAAAAGGAAAATTCATTCTTAATTTAAGCATTCGCGATGTATTTGCAACCCGTGTTGATGAACGTATTGTTTCACAACCCAGCTATTACACCTCGAACAGTTACAAACGAGGCAGGTTTGTTGTTTTTGGTATTAGCTATGCATTTGGCAAAGGCGAAGCCATGGAGTTTTCTGGGCAAAGATAA
- a CDS encoding Crp/Fnr family transcriptional regulator, producing the protein MSFPNFKKHLIEKGGLSEQDVARIAPFIKTKTVSKNEFLLKQGAICSHFFFVEQGLLRFYNLNEDGKENILQFATENWLVSDRGSVYFQEPSTYYIDAFEDSIVIMIDEHFVDQVSLVNPNYRKHNERLLQNHIRHLYKRISQLLGASARTRYLEFVKMYPDIMLRVPQWMIASYLGITPESLSRVRKALADENFKPY; encoded by the coding sequence ATGTCGTTTCCCAATTTTAAAAAGCATCTTATTGAAAAAGGAGGTTTGTCTGAACAAGATGTTGCTCGCATTGCCCCTTTCATAAAAACAAAAACGGTTTCTAAAAACGAATTTTTATTAAAGCAAGGTGCTATCTGTTCGCATTTCTTTTTTGTTGAACAAGGTTTGTTGCGCTTTTATAACTTAAACGAAGATGGCAAAGAAAACATTTTACAGTTTGCTACCGAAAATTGGCTAGTGAGTGACCGAGGAAGTGTTTATTTTCAAGAACCTTCAACTTATTATATTGATGCCTTTGAAGACTCTATAGTGATAATGATTGATGAACATTTTGTAGACCAAGTTTCCCTAGTAAACCCCAATTACAGAAAGCATAACGAGCGCCTCCTACAAAACCACATTCGCCATTTATACAAACGCATTAGCCAATTGTTGGGTGCTTCGGCAAGAACCCGTTATTTAGAGTTTGTTAAAATGTATCCAGATATTATGCTGCGCGTGCCACAGTGGATGATTGCTTCCTACTTGGGCATCACTCCTGAAAGCTTAAGTCGTGTACGCAAAGCTTTGGCAGATGAGAACTTCAAACCATATTAG
- a CDS encoding pirin family protein, with the protein MSNTKLIIEERAANIGNFMVGRLLPFRQKRMVGPFIFIDHMGPACMSDQENMDIAMHPHIGLSTLTFLFEGALMHRDSLGTAVEITPGAVNWMTAGKGVVHTERTPEHLRQSKKMMHGLQIWVALPIEEEQCEPAFTHVEAHDIPSWETDGVQFKLIAGRAFGKQSPVPVYSPLYFIEIKASENQTLSIGDHLFGESALYILEGSIMSDGHTYTPKQLLVAKDSTLCSFEIAANSTIYIFGGEPFKEERFIEWNFVASNKALIEQAKTNWQNNKFPEVPNETERIPLPPPRRFGG; encoded by the coding sequence ATGTCTAACACCAAATTAATTATAGAAGAACGTGCCGCCAACATCGGTAACTTTATGGTTGGACGTTTGTTGCCATTTCGTCAAAAACGTATGGTGGGGCCTTTTATTTTTATAGACCATATGGGGCCGGCTTGTATGAGCGACCAAGAAAACATGGATATTGCCATGCATCCACATATTGGTTTATCAACGCTAACATTTTTATTTGAAGGTGCCCTTATGCATCGTGATAGTTTGGGGACAGCGGTAGAAATCACTCCAGGTGCTGTTAATTGGATGACTGCCGGCAAAGGTGTTGTACATACCGAAAGAACCCCAGAACACTTACGTCAATCAAAAAAAATGATGCATGGGTTGCAAATTTGGGTGGCTTTACCCATAGAGGAGGAGCAATGCGAACCCGCTTTTACACATGTTGAAGCCCATGATATCCCGAGTTGGGAAACGGATGGTGTTCAATTTAAACTTATTGCAGGTAGGGCTTTTGGAAAACAATCACCAGTACCCGTGTATAGTCCTTTATACTTTATAGAAATAAAAGCATCTGAAAACCAAACCCTATCTATTGGCGACCATTTGTTTGGCGAAAGTGCCTTATATATTTTAGAAGGCAGCATCATGAGCGATGGCCATACCTACACACCAAAACAACTGTTGGTAGCCAAAGACAGCACGTTGTGTTCTTTTGAAATAGCAGCCAACTCCACCATTTATATTTTTGGTGGTGAACCTTTTAAGGAAGAGCGTTTTATTGAGTGGAACTTTGTAGCATCAAATAAAGCCCTGATAGAACAAGCCAAAACCAATTGGCAAAACAATAAATTTCCGGAGGTACCTAATGAAACAGAGCGCATCCCTTTACCACCACCAAGGCGTTTTGGAGGGTAG
- a CDS encoding pirin family protein, with product MSTRSIEKVTKPGTPHFVGDGFRVHNFIPGTSTMKRMDPFIMLDYNSKYNFPPTNIPKGVGVHPHRGFETVTIAYKGRVEHGDSSGGGGIIGEGDVQWMTAASGILHKEFHETEWSKTGGEFQMVQLWVNLPAKDKMSPPKYQAISNAQMNKVALPNNAGEVEVIAGSYDEHKGPAATFSPIHMYNVRLKKGAKTQLSFPKNYTTALLMVEGDANVNGHTEAPQDHFVMFSNDGTSFALEALSDTVILVLSGAPINEPIAAHGPFVMNTHDEIIEAFQDFNTGKFGYLED from the coding sequence ATGAGCACAAGAAGCATAGAAAAAGTAACAAAACCAGGAACGCCACACTTTGTAGGCGATGGTTTTAGGGTACATAACTTTATTCCGGGAACCTCTACCATGAAACGTATGGATCCGTTTATCATGTTAGACTATAATTCAAAATACAATTTCCCGCCTACCAATATACCTAAAGGTGTTGGCGTACATCCACACCGTGGGTTCGAAACGGTTACCATTGCCTACAAAGGGCGTGTGGAACATGGCGATAGTTCTGGTGGTGGCGGTATTATTGGTGAAGGTGATGTACAATGGATGACTGCCGCTTCCGGCATATTGCACAAAGAATTTCATGAAACCGAATGGAGCAAAACAGGAGGCGAATTTCAAATGGTACAATTGTGGGTAAATCTTCCAGCAAAAGATAAAATGAGTCCACCAAAATACCAAGCCATTTCGAATGCACAAATGAATAAAGTAGCACTACCCAATAATGCAGGCGAGGTAGAAGTCATTGCAGGAAGCTATGATGAACACAAAGGGCCAGCCGCTACATTTTCACCCATTCACATGTATAATGTGAGGTTGAAAAAAGGCGCAAAAACCCAACTATCGTTTCCCAAAAACTATACAACGGCTTTGTTGATGGTTGAAGGGGATGCTAACGTGAACGGACATACCGAAGCACCACAAGACCACTTCGTCATGTTTAGCAACGATGGCACCAGTTTTGCCCTTGAAGCCTTAAGCGATACCGTAATATTGGTGTTGAGCGGCGCGCCCATTAATGAACCCATTGCAGCACATGGCCCGTTTGTAATGAATACGCATGATGAAATCATTGAAGCGTTTCAAGATTTCAATACGGGTAAATTTGGATATTTAGAAGATTAA
- a CDS encoding GNAT family N-acetyltransferase: MNDTFKNSPLHKNEETKRFEIEIDGHFAFINYGEMGSQIALVHTEVDPALNGLGAASAVVEKTLNYIEQSGKTLLPFCPYVFAYIKKHPEWKRLVDTRFNGYDKL, translated from the coding sequence ATGAATGATACCTTTAAAAACAGTCCGCTTCATAAAAATGAGGAGACAAAGCGTTTTGAAATAGAAATAGATGGCCATTTTGCGTTTATTAATTATGGCGAAATGGGTAGCCAAATAGCCTTGGTACACACTGAAGTAGACCCCGCATTAAATGGTTTGGGGGCTGCCAGTGCTGTTGTTGAAAAAACCTTAAACTATATAGAGCAATCGGGCAAAACACTCTTGCCGTTTTGCCCTTATGTATTTGCCTATATTAAAAAACACCCCGAATGGAAACGCCTTGTAGATACGCGTTTTAACGGATACGATAAACTATAA